Proteins from one Triticum aestivum cultivar Chinese Spring chromosome 7A, IWGSC CS RefSeq v2.1, whole genome shotgun sequence genomic window:
- the LOC123147922 gene encoding uncharacterized protein: protein MPRIPMIRFPKRHLKVPSPPAAQPADQHATLMSRLGAKVEAPSSGEKKNYRFRSDVPSAPSHNAVGGPASQLPKRKPLSEEEIEAIMQGGVF, encoded by the exons ATGCCGCGCATTCCCATGATCAGATTCCCCAAGAGGCATCTCAAAGTCCCATCCCCACCAG CGGCGCAGCCTGCAGATCAGCACGCGACCCTCATGTCCCGATTGG GAGCTAAAGTAGAGGCACCATCTTCTGGAGAGAAAAAGAATTACCGGTTCAGATCAGATGTGCCTTCCGCACCTTCTCATAATGCTGTTGGAGGGCCAGCTTCACAGCTTCCCAAGCGCAAACCACTCTCTGAGGAAGAGATTGAAGCTATCATG CAAGGTGGTGTCTTCTGA